One window from the genome of Malus domestica chromosome 01, GDT2T_hap1 encodes:
- the LOC114826600 gene encoding zinc finger protein 10 yields MEQVQCWGWLNSRKEKIFNSPSSSSMNSSTLMSGSSSTWEEKAFAEDAAGHGPLGGCIWPPISYSCSFCMREFRSAQALGGHMNVHRRDRARLKQCLNHNTTVTTHDPHHVPHHYHIHDAHDHHYVPHQHHIHDTHDHHHHQHHQPIASTVHNLDPNNISSISYPFSSPSSSRVPSSADNLLAIQKENSGTEEPTFFLSPPFSSTTAATVAPSWSSDNSKPDDQLEKENMIREDDSVSLLGNYDHGDHYNVETDLSMGLNISVVSRSRSQGGSCGEEASMSCKRPKTTTNAAISSSFPFSLQSEIEVTGALVASSMEDLDLELRLGDPPKVK; encoded by the coding sequence ATGGAACAAGTTCAGTGCTGGGGGTGGCTAAACAGCAGGAAAGAGAAGATCTTCAACTCACCATCATCGTCATCGATGAACTCATCAACACTCATGAGTGGTAGCTCATCAACATGGGAAGAGAAGGCTTTCGCTGAAGATGCGGCAGGGCATGGTCCTCTTGGTGGTTGCATATGGCCTCCAATATCTTACTCTTGCAGTTTTTGTATGAGAGAGTTCAGGTCAGCTCAAGCCCTAGGCGGTCACATGAATGTCCACAGGAGAGACAGAGCTAGACTTAAGCAATGCCTTAACCATAATACTACTGTCACTACACATGATCCTCATCATGTCCCACACCATTATCATATCCATGATGCACATGATCATCATTATGTTCCACATCAACATCATATCCACGATACACAtgaccatcatcatcatcaacatcaTCAGCCTATAGCCTCCACAGTTCACAATCTTGACCCTAATAACATCTCGTCAATATCATATCCATtttcttcaccttcttcttctaggGTTCCCTCGTCTGCAGATAATTTACTTGCTATTCAAAAGGAGAATTCAGGTACTGAAGAACcaactttttttctctctcctcctttttcATCTACTACTGCTGCTACTGTAGCTCCATCTTGGTCATCAGATAATTCAAAACCCGATGACCAATTGGAAAAGGAGAATATGATCAGGGAAGATGACTCCGTATCACTTCTAGGTAATTATGATCATGGTGATCACTATAATGTCGAAACCGATTTGTCGATGGGCTTGAATATCTCGGTTGTTAGCAGAAGTAGATCACAAGGAGGGTCTTGTGGGGAAGAAGCAAGCATGAGTTGTAAGAGGCCTAAGACTACAACTAATGCAGctatttcttcatcatttccattttctctgCAATCAGAAATAGAGGTAACTGGAGCACTTGTGGCAAGCTCCATGGAAGATTTGGATCTCGAGCTCAGGCTTGGTGACCCTCCAAAGGTGAAATGA